The Mesorhizobium sp. AR10 genome includes the window AGGGCTATTCGCGCACCATCAATTTCTCCGCCCGCAACATCGTCGACACCACAGCACCCTACGAGCTGGTGTCCAAGATGCGGGCGTCCTTCTGGGTGATCGGGCCGCTGCTGGCCCGCATGGGCGAGGCAAAAGTGTCGCTGCCGGGCGGTTGTGCCATCGGCACGCGCCCGGTCGATCTTTTCCTCGAAGGCCTGCAGGCGCTGGGCGCCGATATCGACGTCGACACCGGCTATGTCATCGCCAAGACCAGGAACGGCCGCCTTGTCGGCAACCGCTACGTGTTCCCGAAAGTGTCGGTCGGCGCCACCCATGTGCTGATGATGGCGGCTTCGCTGGCCAAGGGCGAGACTGTGCTCGAAAACGCCGCTTGCGAGCCCGAGATCGTCAACCTGGCCGAATGCCTCAATGCCATGGGCGCCAAGATCTCCGGCGCCGGCACGCCAACCATCACCATCGACGGCGTCGAATCGCTGTCCGGCGCCCGCGTCAGGGTTATCCCCGATCGCATCGAGACCGGCACCTATGCCATGGCGGTGGCCATGACCGGCGGCGATGTGGTGCTCGAAGGCGCGCGTGCGGATTTGCTGCAGACCGCGCTCGACGTGATTGCCCAGACAGGTGCCGAGATCACGCCGACCAATTCAGGCATCCGCGTCAGGCGCAATGGCGCCGGCATTGCGCCGGTCGATGTGACGACGGCGCCCTTCCCGGCCTTCCCGACCGACCTGCAGGCGCAGTTCATGGGCCTGATGACCATGGCCAAGGGCAAGTCGCGCATCACCGAGACGATCTTCGAGAACCGCTTCATGCACGTCCAGGAACTCGCCCGGCTCGGCGCCCACATCACGCTTTCCGGCCAGACCGCGATCGTCGAGGGCGTTTCCAAACTGAAAGGCGCGCCTGTGATGGCGACCGACCTGCGCGCCTCCGTGTCGCTGGTCATTGCCGGCCTGGCGGCCGAAGGCGAGACCACCGTCAACCGGGTCTATCATCTCGACCGCGGCTTCGAGCGGCTGGAAGAAAAGCTGTCGGGCTGCGGCGCGGTGATCGAGCGGATTTCGGCGTAGTCGAAATCCACAGGGTTTGCGGCGCGGTCGCACGAACCGGAAAGACCTGGATTCTCGTTTGAGCAATGATCTTTCCGGAACCGCAGGTCAGCGAAAGCAAAAACCGGTTTCCACTTTCCGGGATCATGCCGTTTTTTTGTTTGAGCATGACCTTTTCCGAAAACCGGTTTCCACTTT containing:
- the murA gene encoding UDP-N-acetylglucosamine 1-carboxyvinyltransferase: MDRIRIVGGNQLAGSIPISGAKNAALPLMIAALLTDDTLTLENVPHLADVEQLIRILGNHGVDYSVNGRREKQNEGYSRTINFSARNIVDTTAPYELVSKMRASFWVIGPLLARMGEAKVSLPGGCAIGTRPVDLFLEGLQALGADIDVDTGYVIAKTRNGRLVGNRYVFPKVSVGATHVLMMAASLAKGETVLENAACEPEIVNLAECLNAMGAKISGAGTPTITIDGVESLSGARVRVIPDRIETGTYAMAVAMTGGDVVLEGARADLLQTALDVIAQTGAEITPTNSGIRVRRNGAGIAPVDVTTAPFPAFPTDLQAQFMGLMTMAKGKSRITETIFENRFMHVQELARLGAHITLSGQTAIVEGVSKLKGAPVMATDLRASVSLVIAGLAAEGETTVNRVYHLDRGFERLEEKLSGCGAVIERISA